From Thalassococcus sp. S3, one genomic window encodes:
- a CDS encoding MOSC domain-containing protein, which produces MPTMKEVDYVGEIVWLGCVPAETGNLRAEPREALDLTFDGVAGERHEGALRPSCVRMKNLYPQGTEIRNVRQLSVLSQEEMDAIAEDIDLGALDPGLVGASLIVRGIPDFTHVPPASRLQAPSGATLTIDTENRPCVLPGREIEQESPGHGTGFKAAAKDRRGVTAWVEREGTISVGDKLRLFIPDQPAWAPEG; this is translated from the coding sequence ATGCCCACCATGAAAGAGGTCGACTACGTCGGAGAGATCGTCTGGCTAGGCTGCGTGCCCGCCGAAACGGGCAACCTGCGGGCCGAGCCACGCGAGGCGCTGGATCTGACCTTTGATGGCGTGGCAGGGGAGCGGCACGAGGGCGCGCTGCGCCCGTCCTGCGTGCGGATGAAGAACCTCTATCCGCAAGGCACCGAAATCCGGAATGTGCGCCAGCTTTCCGTCCTCTCTCAGGAAGAGATGGACGCTATTGCTGAGGATATCGACCTGGGCGCGCTTGATCCCGGCCTTGTCGGGGCATCGCTTATCGTGCGGGGCATTCCTGACTTCACCCATGTGCCGCCTGCCTCCCGTCTGCAGGCTCCGTCCGGCGCGACGCTGACCATCGACACCGAAAACCGTCCCTGCGTGCTGCCGGGCCGGGAGATCGAGCAGGAGAGCCCCGGTCACGGCACCGGCTTCAAGGCGGCGGCCAAGGACCGGCGTGGTGTAACCGCCTGGGTGGAGCGCGAAGGGACCATCTCCGTCGGCGACAAACTGCGCCTCTTCATCCCTGATCAACCCGCCTGGGCACCCGAAGGCTGA
- the ftsH gene encoding ATP-dependent zinc metalloprotease FtsH codes for MGNARNIAFWVVLFLLILALFNLFSGSGSTLQSREISYSEFVRSVQNGEVTQATLDGERVRFRGADGQDYVTIKPEDAEITQLLINAEVPIRAEQQQQSGFQTFIISLLPFLLLIGVWIYFMNRMQGGGKGGAMGFGKSKAKMLTEKHGRVTFDDVAGIDEAKEELEEIVEFLRNPQKFSRLGGKIPKGALLVGPPGTGKTLLARAIAGEAGVPFFTISGSDFVEMFVGVGASRVRDMFEQAKKNAPCIVFIDEIDAVGRHRGAGYGGGNDEREQTLNQLLVEMDGFEANEGVIILAATNRKDVLDPALLRPGRFDRQVTVGNPDIKGREKILGVHARKTPLGPDVDLRIIARGTPGFSGADLANLVNEAALMAARVGRRFVTMEDFENAKDKVMMGAERRSMVLTAEQKEKTAYHEAGHAVVGLALPECDPVYKATIIPRGGALGMVVSLPEIDRLNWHKSECEQKLAMTMAGKAAEILKYGEGNVSNGPAGDIQQASALARAMVLRWGMSDKVGNIDYAEAHEGYNGQTPGFSVSAHTKELIEEEVKTFISNAYEQAVEILTEKKEEWERLAQGLLEYETLTGEEIKRVMRGDPPTSGEDEDDRSDAGNAPSVTAIPKTKPKKLPPEGGMEPEPAG; via the coding sequence TTGGGCAATGCACGCAATATAGCGTTCTGGGTTGTTTTGTTTTTGCTGATCCTGGCGCTTTTCAACCTGTTCAGCGGGTCCGGAAGTACCCTTCAAAGCCGCGAAATCAGCTATTCCGAATTTGTCCGTTCTGTCCAGAATGGAGAGGTCACTCAAGCGACCCTCGATGGAGAACGGGTGCGTTTTCGAGGTGCGGATGGGCAGGACTATGTGACCATCAAGCCGGAAGATGCTGAAATCACCCAGCTTCTGATCAATGCCGAGGTGCCGATCCGGGCCGAGCAGCAACAGCAATCGGGCTTCCAGACCTTTATCATCTCGCTTCTGCCCTTCCTGCTTTTGATCGGTGTGTGGATCTATTTCATGAACCGCATGCAGGGCGGTGGCAAAGGCGGCGCGATGGGCTTTGGTAAGTCCAAGGCCAAGATGCTGACTGAAAAGCATGGTCGCGTGACGTTTGACGATGTGGCTGGCATTGATGAGGCCAAGGAAGAGCTTGAAGAGATCGTGGAATTCCTGCGCAACCCGCAGAAATTCTCGCGTCTCGGCGGAAAGATCCCAAAAGGCGCGCTGCTGGTGGGGCCTCCGGGCACGGGTAAGACGCTCCTGGCGCGCGCGATTGCGGGTGAGGCGGGTGTGCCCTTCTTCACCATCTCGGGGTCGGACTTTGTTGAAATGTTCGTGGGTGTCGGCGCAAGCCGTGTGCGTGACATGTTCGAACAGGCCAAGAAGAACGCGCCCTGTATTGTGTTCATCGACGAGATCGATGCGGTGGGTCGTCACCGGGGTGCCGGCTATGGCGGGGGCAATGACGAGCGTGAGCAGACCTTGAACCAGCTTCTGGTCGAAATGGACGGCTTTGAGGCCAATGAGGGCGTCATCATCCTCGCCGCGACCAACCGTAAAGACGTTCTGGACCCTGCGCTGCTGCGGCCGGGCCGGTTTGACCGCCAGGTCACCGTGGGTAATCCGGATATCAAGGGGCGCGAGAAGATCCTGGGCGTGCACGCCCGCAAGACCCCGCTGGGTCCTGATGTCGACCTCCGGATCATCGCACGCGGCACGCCGGGCTTTTCCGGTGCGGATCTCGCCAACCTGGTGAACGAAGCCGCACTGATGGCGGCCCGTGTGGGTCGGCGCTTTGTCACGATGGAAGACTTCGAGAACGCCAAGGATAAGGTCATGATGGGCGCCGAGCGGCGATCCATGGTCCTGACGGCGGAGCAGAAAGAGAAGACAGCCTATCACGAGGCGGGCCACGCTGTCGTGGGGCTTGCGCTGCCCGAATGCGATCCGGTCTACAAGGCCACGATCATCCCGCGCGGCGGCGCGCTGGGCATGGTGGTGTCACTGCCGGAGATAGACCGTCTGAACTGGCACAAGTCGGAATGCGAGCAGAAGCTTGCGATGACGATGGCCGGCAAGGCGGCCGAGATCCTCAAATACGGCGAAGGCAATGTCTCGAACGGTCCGGCGGGCGATATCCAGCAAGCCTCTGCCCTCGCACGCGCCATGGTGTTGCGCTGGGGGATGTCGGACAAGGTGGGCAATATCGACTATGCCGAAGCGCATGAGGGCTATAACGGCCAGACGCCCGGTTTTTCGGTCTCCGCGCACACCAAGGAGTTGATCGAGGAGGAAGTGAAGACCTTCATCTCCAACGCCTATGAACAGGCCGTCGAGATCCTGACAGAGAAGAAAGAGGAATGGGAGCGGCTGGCGCAGGGGCTTCTGGAATACGAAACCCTCACCGGTGAAGAGATCAAACGCGTGATGCGGGGTGATCCGCCCACCAGCGGCGAGGACGAAGATGACCGCTCCGACGCGGGTAACGCGCCCAGCGTGACGGCCATTCCCAAGACCAAGCCCAAGAAGCTGCCGCCCGAAGGCGGGATGGAACCGGAGCCGGCTGGTTAA